A single genomic interval of Streptomyces sp. 1222.5 harbors:
- a CDS encoding PP2C family protein-serine/threonine phosphatase yields MSASRGSPARPRSADDKVGATWGNAPYPVLVIDQHGGLVHLNEAASALLPDAIHGAALREAAPSWLTDAHQCVVDGLRDGDAGPLAGHIGDRFFEAHPTASTDGDVVWWLVDYTDRRLAETALRGAQERSAILSEASSTLLSTLNVPRCMEVAASMAAEHLSEAAVLVAPAQGRRYPLTYARRGGPVTQTTHQIDPSSVPGLTEALQGFPPVPARWIDPRAIPDWVIPEGFAGPVGSVIVAPLPGHGVPAGVLILLRSSTEQVFTEGEEVFARLFAARAGAALSAARLYAEQAVITTTLMQELLPPSLSRVHGVDYAGSYRAAKDHERVGGDFYDVHPGSAPSEETVVVLGDVAGKGLDAAVLTGKIRNTLHALLPLADDHQRLLDLLNGALLTSHHTRFATLVLASVRRRAGKAHLRLTSAGHLPPLIVRADGTVEEVPTRGTLVGALPHVSARTVTAVLNPGETCLLYTDGITEARGGPLGDELFEEQRLRRALAGCAGMPAEAVVERVQMLAAQWLGAGRHDDMAVVAISAPRTGTLSVVDGRAGTSEGTNG; encoded by the coding sequence GTGAGTGCTTCCCGCGGTTCGCCCGCCCGCCCGCGCAGCGCCGACGACAAAGTCGGTGCCACGTGGGGTAATGCCCCCTATCCCGTGCTGGTCATCGACCAACATGGCGGCCTCGTACACCTCAACGAGGCCGCCTCGGCCCTCCTTCCAGACGCGATACACGGCGCTGCGCTGCGCGAGGCAGCACCTTCCTGGCTGACCGACGCACACCAGTGCGTCGTCGACGGACTGCGCGACGGCGACGCCGGCCCTCTGGCCGGGCACATCGGCGATCGCTTCTTCGAAGCGCATCCCACCGCCTCCACCGACGGTGACGTGGTGTGGTGGCTGGTCGACTACACGGATCGCCGCCTGGCCGAAACCGCCCTGCGAGGTGCGCAGGAACGATCCGCGATTCTCTCCGAGGCCTCGTCGACGCTGCTGTCGACATTGAACGTGCCACGCTGCATGGAGGTGGCCGCTTCCATGGCCGCGGAACATCTCTCCGAGGCCGCCGTCCTCGTGGCTCCCGCCCAGGGGCGGCGTTACCCCCTCACCTACGCCCGCCGGGGCGGACCGGTCACCCAGACCACTCACCAGATCGACCCGAGCAGCGTGCCCGGCCTGACCGAGGCCCTGCAGGGCTTCCCCCCGGTGCCCGCCCGTTGGATAGACCCCCGCGCGATTCCCGACTGGGTCATCCCGGAGGGATTCGCCGGGCCGGTCGGCTCCGTGATCGTCGCCCCTCTGCCCGGACACGGCGTGCCCGCCGGCGTCCTCATCCTCCTGCGCTCCAGCACCGAGCAGGTGTTCACCGAAGGCGAGGAGGTCTTCGCCCGGCTCTTCGCCGCCCGGGCCGGCGCCGCATTGTCGGCCGCCCGCCTCTACGCCGAACAGGCCGTCATCACCACGACGTTGATGCAGGAGCTGCTGCCGCCCAGCCTGAGCCGGGTGCACGGCGTCGACTACGCCGGCAGCTATCGTGCGGCCAAGGACCATGAACGGGTAGGCGGTGATTTCTACGACGTCCACCCCGGCAGCGCTCCCTCCGAGGAGACCGTCGTCGTTCTCGGCGACGTCGCGGGAAAGGGCCTGGACGCAGCCGTGCTGACCGGCAAGATCCGCAACACCCTGCACGCCCTGCTCCCCCTGGCCGACGACCACCAGCGCCTCCTCGACCTGCTCAACGGCGCCCTGCTCACCTCCCACCACACCCGCTTCGCCACACTCGTCCTGGCCTCGGTACGCCGCCGCGCAGGCAAGGCTCATCTGCGGCTGACCAGCGCCGGGCATCTGCCGCCGCTCATCGTCCGCGCCGACGGGACCGTGGAAGAGGTACCCACTCGGGGCACATTGGTCGGTGCCCTGCCGCACGTGTCCGCCCGGACTGTGACGGCGGTGCTGAACCCGGGCGAGACGTGCCTGCTGTACACCGACGGCATCACCGAGGCCCGCGGCGGCCCGCTGGGCGATGAACTGTTCGAAGAGCAGCGACTGAGGCGGGCTCTGGCCGGGTGCGCGGGGATGCCCGCTGAAGCGGTGGTGGAACGGGTTCAGATGCTGGCCGCTCAGTGGCTGGGAGCGGGCCGGCACGACGACATGGCCGTCGTCGCGATCAGTGCGCCCAGGACAGGCACCCTGTCCGTGGTCGACGGGCGTGCCGGCACAAGCGAAGGGACTAACGGGTGA
- a CDS encoding STAS domain-containing protein gives MLHVTARTGDHVTARLSEDVDLCSTPGLRAVGDRIIDEGCRHHTLDAHDTHRMDDTGITLLITWYSRLEPHGGTLRVIEVQAPSALCSCGSAWTQS, from the coding sequence GTGCTGCACGTCACTGCACGCACAGGCGACCACGTCACCGCGCGGCTGTCGGAAGACGTCGACCTCTGTTCGACACCCGGGCTGCGGGCAGTGGGCGACCGCATCATCGATGAGGGCTGTCGGCACCACACCCTGGACGCGCACGACACCCACCGTATGGACGACACCGGCATCACCCTGCTCATCACCTGGTACTCACGCCTGGAACCGCACGGCGGCACGCTGAGGGTGATTGAAGTCCAAGCCCCGTCCGCACTCTGCTCCTGCGGCTCGGCCTGGACACAGTCATGA